A window of Procambarus clarkii isolate CNS0578487 chromosome 9, FALCON_Pclarkii_2.0, whole genome shotgun sequence contains these coding sequences:
- the LOC138362702 gene encoding cell adhesion molecule Dscam1-like, translating to MCVPAKIASFDDEYVATYKEDVKLMCQAVGLPTPDIRWTIRGEPFTPNDRIRLLNEGSLLIREVSRDDAGEYTCHVENPYGQDTVTHTLLIQAPPHPPEITLQSTTTNSIEVKIKPSVIDDTTPIHGYTIFYKPEFSNWESIQVPSSTRTYSLEGLWCGSRYQIYASAYNKIGTGESSEILNTRTKGKKPEVPEVNRFVEVSSSSITLHLNAWLDGGCPMNYFVVEYKARHQAEWTMASNQVKPTGNYVIMELTPATWYNLRISAHNNAGASVAEYECATLTLTGGKWNSYDNFESNPHLIRSLISLNIFSSMSQSFSACLRII from the exons atgtgtg TTCCTGCTAAAATTGCATCCTTTGATGATGAATATGTGGCAACATATAAAGAGGATGTGAAGCTTATGTGCCAAGCCGTGGGACTTCCAACCCCTGACATCAG GTGGACAATCCGTGGAGAACCTTTTACCCCCAATGATCGTATACGACTATTGAATGAGGGCTCCTTACTAATCCGTGAAGTTTCACGTGATGATGCTGGAGAATACACCTGCCATGTTGAAAATCCATATGGACAAgatactgtcacacacacacttctcatcCAAG ctcctcctcatcctccggaAATCACACTTCAGTCCACAACCACTAACAGCATTGAGGTGAAAATCAAGCCTTCTGTAATTGATGATACAACTCCCATCCATGGATATACAATTTTCTACAAGCCGGAGTTCAGCAACTGGGAAAGCATTCAAGTTCCATCCTCTACACGAACCTACTCTCTTGAAGGACTCTGGTGTGGATCTCGCTACCAAATTTATGCTTCAGCATATAACAA AATTGGAACAGGTGAATCATCTGAGATTCTGAACACTCGTACTAAGGGCAAGAAACCAGAGGTTCCTGAAGTGAATCGCTTCGTCGAGGTTTCCTCTTCATCCATCACCCTACACCTGAATGCTTGGCTAGATGGTGGCTGCCCCATGAACTACTTTGTGGTTGAGTATAAGGCTAG GCATCAAGCTGAGTGGACAATGGCTAGCAACCAAGTGAAGCCTACTGGTAACTATGTGATTATGGAACTGACACCGGCTACTTGGTACAACCTCCGCATATCTGCCCACAATAATGCTGGGGCCTCAGTGGCTGAATATGAATGTGCCACACTTACCCTCACTGGTGGTAAGTGGAATTCTTATGACAATTTTGAGTCTAACCCTCATTTGATAAGATCTCTTATAAGCCTTAATATATTTTCTTCTATGTCCCAGTCATTTTCTGCTTGTTTGAGAATTATTTAA